A genomic region of Streptomyces rimosus contains the following coding sequences:
- a CDS encoding CGNR zinc finger domain-containing protein, with protein MEETVTAEHAPPPAPGAERYPSLALANSTIALPGGHCIDQLGTPASANHWLTERGLAPADAGLREMCAAQLRSLREQIRALFASRVEGLPALPAALTAVNDAMTRVPTAPLLCWDDKDGPYRATPHPTTQIVDHALAALAADAADLLTSPDAERLTACGSAPCTRYLLRHGRRHWCSTRCGDRARAARAYARRAGRT; from the coding sequence ATGGAAGAGACCGTGACCGCGGAGCACGCCCCGCCGCCCGCGCCCGGCGCGGAGCGCTACCCGTCTCTCGCGCTCGCCAACAGCACCATCGCCCTGCCCGGCGGCCACTGCATCGACCAGCTCGGGACCCCCGCGTCGGCGAACCACTGGCTCACGGAACGCGGTCTCGCCCCGGCCGACGCGGGCCTGCGGGAGATGTGCGCGGCGCAACTGCGCTCCCTGCGCGAACAGATCCGGGCGCTCTTCGCCTCCCGTGTCGAGGGCCTGCCCGCCCTGCCCGCCGCCCTGACCGCGGTCAACGACGCCATGACCCGCGTCCCCACGGCCCCCCTGCTGTGCTGGGACGACAAGGACGGCCCCTACCGCGCCACCCCGCACCCCACCACGCAGATCGTCGACCACGCCCTGGCGGCCCTCGCCGCCGACGCCGCCGACCTGCTGACCTCGCCCGACGCCGAGCGCCTCACCGCCTGCGGCTCCGCCCCCTGCACCCGCTACCTGCTGCGCCACGGCCGCCGCCACTGGTGCTCCACCCGCTGCGGCGACCGCGCCCGCGCGGCCCGCGCCTATGCCCGTCGGGCCGGGCGGACTTGA
- a CDS encoding class I SAM-dependent methyltransferase, whose product MDVSKRYREAWESYWRDTPDEPGAAIFDCAAELGAARHLPLLAPHADTALPIVDLGCGTGTQTRYLARHFPQAVGVDLAEAAVGHARRADTGHTARFEQLDATDQDAVRRLHERLGDVNVYLRAVIHQSEPDARPAVAAAVATLIGARGRAFVVELLSRAKDVLAHAAQGPDGPPPKLASIFRHGLTPAEVDDAAIPRFFHDLGLSVPAHGEIDLVMTENRADGVRIDLPAQWMVLGR is encoded by the coding sequence ATGGACGTATCGAAGCGTTACCGGGAAGCGTGGGAGAGCTACTGGCGCGATACGCCGGACGAGCCGGGCGCCGCGATCTTCGACTGTGCCGCCGAACTGGGCGCGGCCCGCCACTTGCCGCTGCTGGCCCCTCACGCCGACACCGCGCTGCCCATCGTCGACCTGGGCTGCGGCACCGGCACCCAGACCCGCTACCTGGCCCGGCACTTCCCCCAGGCCGTCGGCGTCGACCTCGCCGAGGCCGCCGTCGGCCACGCGCGGCGTGCCGACACCGGGCACACCGCCCGCTTCGAACAGCTCGACGCCACCGACCAGGACGCCGTCCGCCGCCTCCACGAGCGGCTGGGCGACGTGAACGTCTATCTGCGCGCGGTGATCCACCAGAGCGAACCGGACGCCCGCCCGGCGGTCGCCGCCGCCGTCGCGACCCTGATCGGTGCCCGCGGCCGTGCCTTCGTCGTCGAGCTGCTGTCCCGGGCGAAGGACGTCCTGGCCCACGCCGCCCAGGGGCCCGACGGCCCGCCGCCGAAGCTGGCCAGTATCTTCCGGCACGGCCTGACCCCGGCCGAGGTGGACGACGCCGCCATCCCGCGGTTCTTCCACGACCTCGGCCTGTCCGTGCCGGCCCACGGCGAGATCGATCTGGTGATGACGGAGAACCGCGCGGACGGGGTCCGTATCGACCTGCCGGCCCAGTGGATGGTGCTCGGCCGCTGA